One genomic window of Ilyobacter polytropus DSM 2926 includes the following:
- a CDS encoding ABC transporter ATP-binding protein, producing the protein MNYSSKKNVIEINNLNKTYVTGDISLKALDNVSFVVKEGEFVAIMGPSGSGKSTMMNILGCLDHTTEGEYKLSGVSIEDLDENQLAGIRNNKIGFVFQSFNLLPKLKAWENVALPLVYSGVHAHERKKRAVKALEGVGLGDRVDHKPNELSGGQRQRAALARALVTNPSIILADEPTGNLDSKSEEEVLEIFKGLNNKGVTIVMVTHEDNVATHCKRIIRFRDGKIIKDEVTDYEFYRDF; encoded by the coding sequence ATGAATTATTCTTCTAAAAAAAATGTTATTGAAATAAATAATCTGAATAAAACATATGTTACTGGTGATATATCACTAAAGGCCTTAGATAATGTCTCCTTTGTAGTGAAAGAAGGGGAATTTGTGGCCATAATGGGACCTAGCGGAAGCGGTAAATCTACTATGATGAATATACTAGGATGTCTTGATCACACAACAGAAGGAGAATATAAACTCTCAGGGGTAAGTATAGAGGATCTAGATGAAAATCAGCTTGCTGGAATAAGAAATAATAAAATTGGTTTTGTATTTCAGTCCTTTAATCTGCTGCCAAAATTAAAAGCTTGGGAAAATGTGGCTCTGCCCCTTGTCTATTCTGGAGTTCACGCCCATGAAAGAAAAAAAAGGGCAGTTAAAGCCCTGGAAGGTGTCGGTCTGGGCGACAGGGTTGACCACAAACCAAATGAACTTTCCGGAGGGCAGAGGCAAAGAGCTGCTCTGGCAAGAGCCCTTGTAACCAATCCCAGCATAATTTTAGCTGATGAACCTACAGGTAACCTTGATTCTAAATCTGAAGAGGAGGTTCTGGAGATTTTTAAAGGCTTAAATAATAAAGGTGTTACAATTGTCATGGTCACCCATGAAGACAATGTAGCAACTCACTGTAAGAGAATTATCCGTTTCCGAGACGGAAAAATAATAAAAGACGAGGTAACTGACTATGAATTTTATAGAGATTTTTAA